In one window of Haemorhous mexicanus isolate bHaeMex1 chromosome 31, bHaeMex1.pri, whole genome shotgun sequence DNA:
- the HORMAD1 gene encoding HORMA domain-containing protein 1 isoform X3, producing the protein MATAQKQRSAVSAVVFPKKIATEQQSLMLVKRLLAVAVSCITYLRGIFPESAYGTRYMDDVCVKILREDKNCPGSTQLVKWMLGCYDALQKKYLRQIVLAVYTQTEDPQTVTECYHFKFKYTHNGPLLDFGSKDKRSECPISCADTKKASILLIRKIYILMQNLSPLPNDVCLTMKLLYYDEVTPPDYQPPGFKEASDEGLLFKEEPMYLNVGEVPTPFHLLKLKITTEKQRMESADQSILKQGETAEPLQEDPVLETEVEDRNHGNISEAQEKNSAREEEAGGIQTPSHVSHPQVDHLTRKTSELIVSESRTRSGKIFQSCIVHQAELSSSQDVLPKRRKLSEPKDQF; encoded by the exons ATGGCAACTGCTCAGAAGCAAAGGAGTGCTGTG AGTGCAGTTGTATTTCCCAAGAAAATAGCCACGGAGCAGCAGTCCCTGATGCTGGTGAagaggctgctggcagtggcagtgtCCTGCATCACATACCTCAGGGGAATCTTCCCTGAAAGTGCCTATGGAACCAGATACATGGATG ATGTTTGTGTCAAAATTCTGCGGGAAGACAAAAACTGTCCTGGCTCTACCCAGCTGGTGAAATG GATGTTAGGATGCTATGATGCCTTGCAGAAGAAATAC CTGAGGCAGATTGTGCTAGCA GTCTATACCCAGACAGAAGATCCTCAG ACAGTCACAGAGTGTTACCACTTCAAGTTCAAGTACACCCACAATGGGCCACTCCTGGATTTTGGCAG CAAGGACAAGAGGTCAGAGTGCCCCATCAGCTGTGCAGACACCAAGAAGGCCAGCATCCTCCTGATCCGCAAGATCTACATCCTGATGCAGAacctgagccccctgcccaaCGACGTCTGCCTCACCATGAAACTCCTCTACTATGATGAGG TGACACCCCCTGATTACCAGCCTCCAGGGTTCAAGGAGGCCAGTGACGAGGGGCTGCTGTTCAAGGAGGAGCCCATGTACCTGAACGTGGGGGAAGTGCCAACTCCTTTTCACCTGCTGAAACTGAAAATCACCACTGAGAAACAGCGCATGGAGAGTGCTGATCAGAGCATCCTAAAGCAGGGGGAGACTGCTGAGCCTCTGCAG GAGGATCCTGTCCTGGAGACTGAGGTGGAAGATAGGAATCATGGCAATATTTCAGAAGCTCAAG aaAAGAATTCAGCTCGTGAAGAGGAAGCTGGAGGGATCCAGACTCCCTCCCATGTTTCTCATCCTCAG GTGGATCATTTGACCCGTAAAACATCTGAGCTGATCGTGTCAGAGAGCAGGACAAGAAGTGGAAAGATATTCCAAAGCTGCATT GTGCACCAGGCTGAGCTCTCCTCCAGCCAGGACGTGCTGCCCAAGAGGAGGAAGCTCAGCGAGCCCAAGGATCAGTTTTAG
- the HORMAD1 gene encoding HORMA domain-containing protein 1 isoform X1 has translation MATAQKQRSAVSAVVFPKKIATEQQSLMLVKRLLAVAVSCITYLRGIFPESAYGTRYMDDVCVKILREDKNCPGSTQLVKWMLGCYDALQKKYLRQIVLAVYTQTEDPQTVTECYHFKFKYTHNGPLLDFGSKDKRSECPISCADTKKASILLIRKIYILMQNLSPLPNDVCLTMKLLYYDEVTPPDYQPPGFKEASDEGLLFKEEPMYLNVGEVPTPFHLLKLKITTEKQRMESADQSILKQGETAEPLQVCGVSRAEPQEESQDMNEDPVLETEVEDRNHGNISEAQEKNSAREEEAGGIQTPSHVSHPQVDHLTRKTSELIVSESRTRSGKIFQSCIVHQAELSSSQDVLPKRRKLSEPKDQF, from the exons ATGGCAACTGCTCAGAAGCAAAGGAGTGCTGTG AGTGCAGTTGTATTTCCCAAGAAAATAGCCACGGAGCAGCAGTCCCTGATGCTGGTGAagaggctgctggcagtggcagtgtCCTGCATCACATACCTCAGGGGAATCTTCCCTGAAAGTGCCTATGGAACCAGATACATGGATG ATGTTTGTGTCAAAATTCTGCGGGAAGACAAAAACTGTCCTGGCTCTACCCAGCTGGTGAAATG GATGTTAGGATGCTATGATGCCTTGCAGAAGAAATAC CTGAGGCAGATTGTGCTAGCA GTCTATACCCAGACAGAAGATCCTCAG ACAGTCACAGAGTGTTACCACTTCAAGTTCAAGTACACCCACAATGGGCCACTCCTGGATTTTGGCAG CAAGGACAAGAGGTCAGAGTGCCCCATCAGCTGTGCAGACACCAAGAAGGCCAGCATCCTCCTGATCCGCAAGATCTACATCCTGATGCAGAacctgagccccctgcccaaCGACGTCTGCCTCACCATGAAACTCCTCTACTATGATGAGG TGACACCCCCTGATTACCAGCCTCCAGGGTTCAAGGAGGCCAGTGACGAGGGGCTGCTGTTCAAGGAGGAGCCCATGTACCTGAACGTGGGGGAAGTGCCAACTCCTTTTCACCTGCTGAAACTGAAAATCACCACTGAGAAACAGCGCATGGAGAGTGCTGATCAGAGCATCCTAAAGCAGGGGGAGACTGCTGAGCCTCTGCAGGTGTGCggggtgagcagagctgagccacaGGAGGAGAGCCAGGACATGAAT GAGGATCCTGTCCTGGAGACTGAGGTGGAAGATAGGAATCATGGCAATATTTCAGAAGCTCAAG aaAAGAATTCAGCTCGTGAAGAGGAAGCTGGAGGGATCCAGACTCCCTCCCATGTTTCTCATCCTCAG GTGGATCATTTGACCCGTAAAACATCTGAGCTGATCGTGTCAGAGAGCAGGACAAGAAGTGGAAAGATATTCCAAAGCTGCATT GTGCACCAGGCTGAGCTCTCCTCCAGCCAGGACGTGCTGCCCAAGAGGAGGAAGCTCAGCGAGCCCAAGGATCAGTTTTAG
- the HORMAD1 gene encoding HORMA domain-containing protein 1 isoform X2, protein MATAQKQRSAVSAVVFPKKIATEQQSLMLVKRLLAVAVSCITYLRGIFPESAYGTRYMDDVCVKILREDKNCPGSTQLVKWMLGCYDALQKKYLRQIVLAVYTQTEDPQTVTECYHFKFKYTHNGPLLDFGSKDKRSECPISCADTKKASILLIRKIYILMQNLSPLPNDVCLTMKLLYYDEVTPPDYQPPGFKEASDEGLLFKEEPMYLNVGEVPTPFHLLKLKITTEKQRMESADQSILKQGETAEPLQVCGVSRAEPQEESQDMNEDPVLETEVEDRNHGNISEAQEKNSAREEEAGGIQTPSHVSHPQVDHLTRKTSELIVSESRTRSGKIFQSCIVHQAELSSSQDVLPKRRKLSEPKEQF, encoded by the exons ATGGCAACTGCTCAGAAGCAAAGGAGTGCTGTG AGTGCAGTTGTATTTCCCAAGAAAATAGCCACGGAGCAGCAGTCCCTGATGCTGGTGAagaggctgctggcagtggcagtgtCCTGCATCACATACCTCAGGGGAATCTTCCCTGAAAGTGCCTATGGAACCAGATACATGGATG ATGTTTGTGTCAAAATTCTGCGGGAAGACAAAAACTGTCCTGGCTCTACCCAGCTGGTGAAATG GATGTTAGGATGCTATGATGCCTTGCAGAAGAAATAC CTGAGGCAGATTGTGCTAGCA GTCTATACCCAGACAGAAGATCCTCAG ACAGTCACAGAGTGTTACCACTTCAAGTTCAAGTACACCCACAATGGGCCACTCCTGGATTTTGGCAG CAAGGACAAGAGGTCAGAGTGCCCCATCAGCTGTGCAGACACCAAGAAGGCCAGCATCCTCCTGATCCGCAAGATCTACATCCTGATGCAGAacctgagccccctgcccaaCGACGTCTGCCTCACCATGAAACTCCTCTACTATGATGAGG TGACACCCCCTGATTACCAGCCTCCAGGGTTCAAGGAGGCCAGTGACGAGGGGCTGCTGTTCAAGGAGGAGCCCATGTACCTGAACGTGGGGGAAGTGCCAACTCCTTTTCACCTGCTGAAACTGAAAATCACCACTGAGAAACAGCGCATGGAGAGTGCTGATCAGAGCATCCTAAAGCAGGGGGAGACTGCTGAGCCTCTGCAGGTGTGCggggtgagcagagctgagccacaGGAGGAGAGCCAGGACATGAAT GAGGATCCTGTCCTGGAGACTGAGGTGGAAGATAGGAATCATGGCAATATTTCAGAAGCTCAAG aaAAGAATTCAGCTCGTGAAGAGGAAGCTGGAGGGATCCAGACTCCCTCCCATGTTTCTCATCCTCAG GTGGATCATTTGACCCGTAAAACATCTGAGCTGATCGTGTCAGAGAGCAGGACAAGAAGTGGAAAGATATTCCAAAGCTGCATT GTGCACCAGGCTGAGCTCTCCTCCAGCCAGGACGTGCTGCCCAAGAGGAGGAAGCTCAGCGAGC CCAAGGAGCAGTTTTAG
- the GOLPH3L gene encoding Golgi phosphoprotein 3-like: MTTLTHRGRRAEGRGSEKRAEGEEEAADRELNEDEPDDSKDIRLTLMEEVLLLGLKDKEGYTSFWNDCISSGLRGGILIELALRGRIRLEPLALRRKRLLERKVLLKSDAPTGDVLLDETLRHIKATETAETVQTWIELLTGETWNPFKLQYQLRNVRERLAKALVEKGILTTEKQNFLLFDMTTHPVSNASEKQRLLKKLQESVLERWVNEPQRMERRTLALLVLAHASDVLENVFASLADDKYDVAMNRTKDLLDMDPEVEAAKGRGTEMIWAVLAAFNKS, from the exons ATGACGACGCTGACGCACCGGGGCCGGCGGGCGGAGGGCCGGGGCTCTGAGAAGAGAGCGGAGGGCGAGGAGGAGGCGGCCGACAGAGAGCTGAACGAGGACGAGCCCGATGACTCCAAAGACATCCGCCTGACCCTCATGGAggaggtgctgctcctggggctgaaGGACAAGGAG GGCTACACCTCGTTCTGGAACGACTGCATCTCCTCGGGGCTGCGCGGGGGGATCCTGATCGAGCTGGCGCTGCGCGGCCGCATCCGCCTGGAGCCGCTGGccctgaggaggaagaggctgctggagaggaAG gtgctgctgaagTCAGATGCTCCCActggggatgtgctgctggatgAGACCCTCAGGCACATCAAGGCCACCGAGACAGCAGAGACGGTGCAGACCTGGATAGAGCTGCTCACTG GAGAGACCTGGAACCCCTTCAAGCTGCAGTACCAGCTGCGCAACGTGCGGGAGCGCCTGGCCAAGGCCCTGGTGGAGAAGGGCATCCTGACCACGGAGAAGCAGAACTTCCTCCTCTTCGACATGACCACCCACCCCGTCAGCAACGCCTCCGAGAAGCAGCGcctgctgaagaagctccaggAGAGCGTCCTGGAGCGTTGGGTCAACGAGCCCCAGCGCATGGAGCGCAGGaccctggccctgctggtgctggcccACGCCTCGGACGTGCTGGAGAACGTTTTCGCCAGCCTGGCCGACGACAAGTACGACGTGGCCATGAACAGGACCAAGGACCTGCTGGATATGGACCCTGAGGTGGAagctgccaagggcaggggcaCGGAGATGATCTGGGCCGTGCTGGCGGCCTTCAATAAGTCCTAA